In Citrobacter sp. RHB25-C09, the following proteins share a genomic window:
- a CDS encoding YjfK family protein has protein sequence MKQFLQRLLGGNTAEPARIRGPLGLHLRAGFTLDTLAFRLLEEDMMIELPGEEYTVAAISHIDLGGGSQIFRYYTSGDEFLQISTTGGADVDDIEDIKLFVYEACHGINQESHWRSAISPKAMGTPTIVWQEQQWERFFNSEEPGNIEPIFMLEKVENQQHAKWDVHNFTMGYQRQINEETWEYLLLNGEETFNEQGELEWVFSRALGVDIPLTSLNIIG, from the coding sequence ATGAAGCAATTTTTGCAACGACTGCTGGGTGGAAACACAGCAGAGCCGGCACGGATTCGCGGCCCGCTGGGGCTGCATTTACGGGCCGGTTTTACGCTGGATACGCTCGCGTTTCGCCTGCTGGAAGAGGACATGATGATTGAGCTTCCCGGCGAGGAATATACCGTTGCGGCGATCAGCCATATCGACCTTGGCGGGGGTAGCCAGATTTTCCGTTATTACACTTCCGGCGACGAGTTTCTGCAAATCAGTACCACCGGGGGTGCTGACGTTGACGACATTGAAGACATCAAACTGTTTGTTTATGAAGCGTGTCACGGCATCAATCAGGAATCTCACTGGCGTTCCGCCATTAGCCCGAAGGCGATGGGCACACCAACAATAGTCTGGCAAGAGCAACAGTGGGAACGCTTCTTTAACAGCGAAGAGCCGGGAAATATCGAACCCATCTTCATGCTGGAAAAAGTGGAAAACCAGCAACATGCAAAGTGGGATGTCCATAATTTTACAATGGGCTACCAGCGGCAAATTAACGAAGAAACCTGGGAGTACTTGCTCCTTAATGGTGAAGAGACATTTAACGAACAGGGCGAGCTGGAGTGGGTTTTCTCGCGCGCGTTGGGCGTCGATATTCCACTAACATCGCTTAATATAATTGGTTAA
- a CDS encoding glutathionylspermidine synthase family protein has translation MLRHDVPVRRDLDKIADDHGFDFHIIDNEIYWDESRAYRFTLRQVEEQIEKPTAELHQMCLEVVDRAVKDEQILEQLAIPPLYWDVIAESWRSRDPTLYGRMDFVWCGSDPVKLLEYNADTPTSLYESAYFQWLWLEDARRSGVIPRDADQYNAIQERLISRFAELYSPEPFYFCCCQDTDEDRTTVLYLQDCAQQAGQETRFIYLEELGLGVGGVLTDLDDNVIRRAFKLYPLEWMMRDDNGPLLRKRREQWVEPLWKSILSNKGLMPLLWRFFPNHPNLLPSWFDGEKPLVGAGESYVRKPIFSREGGNVTIFDGKQQVLEHAEGDYADEPMIYQAFQPLPRFGDSYTLIGSWIVDDEACGMGIREDNTLITKDTSRFIPHYIAG, from the coding sequence ATGCTGCGACATGATGTGCCTGTGCGGCGAGATCTGGATAAAATCGCCGACGATCACGGTTTCGATTTTCATATCATTGATAACGAAATTTACTGGGATGAAAGTCGCGCATACCGCTTTACGTTGCGACAGGTCGAAGAGCAGATCGAAAAGCCGACTGCTGAACTCCATCAAATGTGTCTGGAGGTGGTGGATCGTGCGGTGAAGGATGAGCAAATCCTTGAGCAACTGGCGATTCCTCCGCTGTACTGGGACGTTATTGCGGAAAGCTGGCGCAGTCGCGATCCGACGCTGTATGGCCGGATGGATTTTGTCTGGTGCGGAAGCGACCCGGTTAAGTTACTGGAATATAACGCGGATACGCCAACCTCGCTGTATGAGTCGGCTTATTTTCAATGGCTGTGGCTGGAGGATGCGCGTCGCAGCGGCGTTATTCCGCGCGATGCCGATCAGTACAACGCGATCCAGGAGCGTTTGATCTCGCGTTTTGCTGAGCTATACAGCCCGGAACCGTTCTATTTCTGCTGTTGCCAGGATACCGACGAAGATCGCACCACGGTGCTCTATTTGCAGGATTGCGCGCAGCAGGCGGGGCAGGAAACGCGGTTCATCTATCTGGAAGAATTGGGTTTAGGTGTCGGCGGAGTGTTGACCGATCTGGATGACAATGTGATTCGTCGCGCGTTTAAGCTCTATCCGCTTGAGTGGATGATGCGTGACGATAACGGTCCTCTACTGCGGAAACGCCGGGAACAGTGGGTTGAGCCGCTCTGGAAGAGCATCCTCAGCAACAAAGGTCTGATGCCGCTGCTGTGGCGATTCTTCCCCAATCACCCAAACCTGCTTCCGTCCTGGTTCGACGGTGAAAAGCCGCTTGTCGGCGCAGGCGAAAGCTATGTGCGCAAGCCGATCTTTTCCCGTGAAGGCGGAAACGTCACCATTTTTGACGGAAAGCAGCAGGTTCTTGAACATGCAGAGGGCGATTATGCCGATGAGCCGATGATCTACCAGGCATTTCAGCCGTTGCCGCGTTTTGGTGACAGTTACACGCTGATCGGCAGTTGGATCGTCGATGACGAAGCGTGTGGTATGGGGATCCGTGAAGATAATACCTTGATCACTAAAGATACTTCGCGTTTCATCCCGCATTACATCGCGGGTTAA
- the yjfP gene encoding esterase codes for MIEIETRQFAEHSLLHAFPEGKRVTPLPTIVFYHGFTSSNLVYSYFAVALAQAGFRVIMPDAPDHGERFKGNTQERMGHFWQILQQNFQEFAALRALITAENWLLDDRLAVGGASMGAMTALGIMTQHPEVKCVASLMGSGYFTHLAHTLFPPSAQDAFESVIAPLAKWEVSTQLARLADRPLLLWHGEDDDVVPAAESLRLQQALMQAGLDQNLICQWQPGVRHRITPEALATTVSFFRQHL; via the coding sequence ATGATTGAAATTGAAACGCGTCAATTTGCTGAACATTCTTTGTTGCACGCATTTCCTGAAGGTAAACGCGTTACGCCTTTACCGACTATTGTCTTCTACCACGGATTCACCTCCTCCAACCTGGTTTATAGCTACTTTGCCGTGGCGTTAGCACAGGCGGGTTTTCGCGTCATTATGCCAGATGCGCCAGATCACGGAGAGCGCTTCAAGGGGAATACGCAGGAGCGGATGGGGCATTTCTGGCAGATATTGCAGCAAAATTTTCAAGAGTTTGCGGCGTTACGTGCGCTTATTACGGCGGAGAACTGGCTACTGGACGATCGGCTGGCGGTCGGTGGAGCGTCCATGGGGGCAATGACCGCCCTGGGGATTATGACCCAGCATCCGGAAGTTAAATGCGTCGCCAGCTTAATGGGCTCGGGCTATTTTACTCACCTGGCCCACACGCTGTTTCCCCCCAGCGCGCAGGATGCGTTCGAGAGCGTTATTGCACCGTTAGCGAAGTGGGAGGTGTCAACGCAACTCGCGCGTCTGGCGGACAGACCGCTGTTGTTATGGCATGGCGAAGATGACGACGTCGTGCCGGCGGCGGAATCCCTCCGCTTACAGCAGGCATTGATGCAGGCGGGTCTTGACCAGAATCTGATCTGTCAGTGGCAGCCAGGGGTTCGTCACCGTATTACTCCTGAGGCACTGGCGACGACCGTCTCATTTTTCCGCCAACACCTTTAA
- the bsmA gene encoding biofilm peroxide resistance protein BsmA: MAIRKRERVMRRFATLMLALLLSGCSVLQGTPQPAPPVADHPQEIRRDQTQGLQRMGSVTSLVRGSPDDAIAEVKAKAVAAKADYYVIVMVDETIITGQWYSQAILYRK, encoded by the coding sequence ATGGCTATCAGGAAACGAGAGAGAGTTATGCGTCGGTTTGCTACTTTGATGCTGGCTTTATTGTTAAGCGGATGTAGCGTACTGCAGGGTACACCGCAACCCGCACCGCCTGTTGCCGATCATCCTCAGGAGATCCGCCGCGACCAGACACAAGGATTGCAGCGCATGGGTTCTGTGACCTCGCTGGTGAGAGGTTCTCCGGATGATGCAATAGCAGAAGTCAAAGCCAAAGCCGTTGCCGCGAAAGCAGATTATTACGTTATCGTTATGGTTGATGAAACCATCATAACGGGCCAGTGGTACTCACAGGCTATTTTGTATCGTAAATAA
- a CDS encoding DUF2170 family protein encodes MTWSPQALANALRTADGMNIDLIDNDNSIIIKMNDYGDLQLSVLFTSRQIIIETLICPVSRIPNQAEFNVFLLRNQKILPLSSVGISRVQNEEYYVVFGALSLGSSLADVTLEMTTLVENALDLAEITEEYAQA; translated from the coding sequence ATGACATGGAGCCCGCAGGCGCTGGCTAATGCGCTACGTACCGCTGATGGTATGAATATAGATCTCATCGATAACGATAATTCAATAATCATTAAAATGAATGATTATGGTGATTTGCAATTGTCGGTATTATTTACTTCTCGCCAGATCATTATTGAAACCCTTATTTGTCCGGTGAGTCGTATTCCAAATCAGGCAGAATTTAACGTATTCTTATTACGCAACCAAAAAATTCTACCGTTATCTTCGGTGGGTATCTCTCGCGTGCAGAACGAAGAATATTATGTGGTTTTTGGCGCATTATCACTAGGTTCCTCACTGGCTGATGTGACCCTCGAAATGACAACGCTGGTAGAAAACGCGCTGGATCTTGCTGAAATCACGGAAGAGTACGCTCAGGCATAA
- a CDS encoding PspA/IM30 family protein: MGILKSLFTLGKSMISQAESSIEEAQGVRMLEQHIRDAKGELDKAGKSRVDLLARVKLSNDKLKDLRERKSSLEKRALEALSKNVDAGLVNEVAEEIARLENLITAEEHVLANLEVARNAVEKAVTATAQRISQFEQQLEVVKATEAMQRAQQSVTTSTLGATTNVSTAAESLKRIQTRQAERQARLDAATQLEKVTDGRDLDERLAEVGIGGANKSSAQDVLARLQQQKGE; this comes from the coding sequence ATGGGAATTTTGAAAAGTTTATTCACGCTCGGCAAATCGATGATTTCCCAGGCGGAGTCTTCTATTGAAGAAGCACAGGGTGTACGGATGCTGGAACAGCATATTCGTGATGCGAAAGGTGAACTCGATAAGGCCGGGAAGTCTCGTGTGGATCTGCTTGCCCGGGTAAAACTGAGTAATGACAAACTGAAGGATCTGCGCGAGCGAAAATCCAGCCTCGAAAAGCGTGCCCTGGAAGCGTTGAGTAAAAATGTCGATGCTGGCTTAGTGAATGAGGTCGCCGAAGAGATTGCGCGTCTGGAGAACCTGATTACTGCTGAAGAACACGTACTTGCGAACCTTGAAGTCGCGCGAAATGCCGTAGAGAAAGCCGTGACGGCGACCGCCCAGCGTATTTCACAATTTGAGCAGCAGCTTGAAGTGGTTAAAGCCACAGAAGCGATGCAGCGCGCACAGCAGTCCGTGACGACCTCAACCCTGGGCGCAACCACCAATGTCTCTACAGCGGCGGAATCGCTCAAGCGTATCCAGACGCGGCAGGCCGAGCGTCAGGCGCGACTGGATGCGGCGACGCAACTGGAGAAAGTGACCGATGGTCGCGATCTGGACGAGCGTCTGGCTGAGGTCGGCATTGGCGGAGCAAATAAAAGCTCTGCTCAGGACGTTCTGGCGCGACTGCAGCAACAGAAAGGCGAGTAA
- a CDS encoding isovaleryl-CoA dehydrogenase: MNWHTHTVFNQPTPLNNSNLFLSDGALCEAVAREGAGWDSELLASIGQQLGTGESLELGRLANAWPPELLRYDPQGQRLDDVRFHPAWHLLMQGLCGNRVHNLPWEDEARAGSFTARAARFVLHAQVEAGTLCPITMTFAATPLLQRMLPDTFSDWQTPLQSDRYDSHLVPGGQKRGLLIGMGMTEKQGGSDVLSNSTRAERLEDGTYRLVGHKWFFSVPQSDAHLILAQAKGGLSCFFVPRFLPDGQRNAVRIERLKDKLGNRSNASCEVEFQDAIGWLLGEEGEGIRHILKMGGMTRFDCALGSHGLMRRAFSIAVYHAHQRQVFGKPLIEQPMMRQVLSRMALQLEGQTALLFRLARAWDRRHEAEEMLWARLFTPAAKFAVCKGGIPFVAEAMEVLGGIGYCEESELPRLYREMPVNSIWEGSGNVMCLDVLRVLSKQTGIDELLNAAFSKVKGQDRHYDRAVRQLQQRLRKPSEELGREITQQLFLLGCGAEMLQHASPPIAQAWCQMMLDTRGGIRLSEQVQDAVLLRATGGGR; this comes from the coding sequence ATGAATTGGCACACTCATACCGTTTTCAACCAACCGACTCCGCTTAATAACAGTAATTTATTCCTGTCCGATGGCGCTCTTTGCGAGGCTGTGGCCCGTGAAGGTGCTGGCTGGGATAGCGAACTTCTCGCCAGTATCGGACAGCAACTCGGCACAGGAGAATCACTTGAGCTGGGGCGACTGGCTAATGCCTGGCCACCAGAACTCCTGCGTTACGATCCGCAGGGACAGCGTCTGGATGACGTTCGTTTTCACCCCGCATGGCATTTGTTGATGCAGGGACTCTGCGGCAACCGCGTTCATAATCTCCCCTGGGAAGACGAAGCCCGCGCGGGATCGTTCACCGCCCGTGCTGCGCGCTTTGTCCTGCATGCCCAGGTTGAAGCGGGGACGCTATGCCCCATCACTATGACTTTTGCGGCCACTCCGTTGTTGCAACGCATGTTACCCGACACCTTTTCCGACTGGCAGACACCGCTCCAGAGCGATCGCTATGACTCGCATTTGGTGCCTGGCGGGCAAAAGCGAGGGTTACTCATTGGAATGGGAATGACCGAAAAACAAGGTGGTTCCGATGTGTTGAGTAATTCTACCCGGGCAGAGCGACTGGAGGATGGCACGTATCGGCTGGTGGGACATAAATGGTTTTTCTCTGTGCCGCAAAGCGATGCGCATTTGATACTGGCTCAGGCAAAAGGCGGTCTGTCCTGCTTTTTTGTCCCGCGTTTTTTACCTGATGGTCAGCGCAATGCCGTCCGAATCGAACGATTAAAAGACAAACTGGGGAACCGTTCTAATGCCAGTTGTGAAGTGGAGTTTCAGGATGCTATCGGCTGGCTGTTAGGTGAGGAAGGTGAAGGGATCCGTCACATCCTGAAGATGGGCGGTATGACGCGTTTTGATTGCGCGCTCGGCAGCCATGGACTCATGCGGCGTGCGTTTTCCATTGCGGTTTACCATGCGCATCAGCGGCAGGTCTTTGGTAAGCCGCTGATCGAACAACCGATGATGCGTCAGGTGTTAAGCCGCATGGCGCTTCAGTTAGAAGGGCAAACCGCGTTGCTGTTTCGTCTGGCTCGCGCCTGGGATCGTCGTCACGAGGCAGAAGAGATGCTTTGGGCTCGTCTGTTCACGCCAGCGGCGAAATTCGCCGTCTGTAAGGGGGGGATTCCCTTTGTTGCTGAGGCGATGGAAGTGCTTGGTGGGATCGGGTATTGCGAAGAGAGTGAACTGCCAAGGCTGTATCGGGAAATGCCGGTAAATAGCATCTGGGAAGGATCGGGCAACGTAATGTGTCTGGATGTGCTTCGCGTGCTGAGTAAACAAACAGGTATTGACGAGTTACTCAATGCTGCCTTTTCTAAGGTCAAAGGCCAGGACAGGCATTATGATCGTGCGGTCCGTCAGCTTCAGCAACGCCTGCGCAAACCGTCTGAAGAGCTGGGGCGTGAGATCACACAGCAGCTTTTCCTGCTGGGCTGTGGCGCTGAGATGCTGCAACATGCTTCTCCACCCATTGCACAGGCCTGGTGCCAGATGATGCTGGATACGCGCGGAGGAATTCGTTTATCAGAACAGGTGCAAGACGCGGTATTACTGAGGGCGACGGGAGGGGGACGGTAA
- a CDS encoding DUF350 domain-containing protein, translated as MHILDSLLAFCAYFFIGAAMTILFLFIYSKITPHNEWQLIKNSNTAASLAFSGTLLGYVIPLSSAAINSVSIPDYFAWGGIALVIQLIIYGGVRLYMPALSEKIINHNTAAGLFMGTAALAGGIFNAACMTW; from the coding sequence ATGCACATACTGGATTCATTACTGGCCTTCTGTGCCTATTTTTTTATTGGCGCAGCAATGACAATACTATTCCTTTTTATCTACTCAAAAATTACGCCGCATAATGAGTGGCAACTGATTAAAAATAGTAATACGGCTGCATCACTGGCCTTTAGTGGCACCCTGTTGGGATATGTTATTCCTTTATCCAGCGCGGCAATCAACTCCGTCAGTATTCCCGATTACTTTGCCTGGGGGGGTATTGCGCTGGTGATCCAGTTGATTATTTATGGTGGCGTCCGGCTCTATATGCCAGCGCTCAGCGAGAAGATTATTAATCACAACACTGCGGCAGGACTCTTCATGGGGACAGCTGCGTTAGCGGGCGGTATTTTTAACGCTGCCTGCATGACATGGTAA
- the yjfN gene encoding DUF1471 family protease activator YjfN, producing MKQSLTLSSLLLTAGLATTTAQSAEFASADCVTGLNEIGLISVSNIEGNPQDVERIVALKADEQGASWYRIVQMYEDQQPDNWRVKAILYA from the coding sequence ATGAAACAATCACTTACCTTATCCTCACTGCTGCTTACCGCCGGACTGGCGACGACGACGGCGCAGTCTGCAGAATTTGCCAGCGCGGATTGTGTTACCGGTCTGAATGAAATTGGCCTGATTTCTGTCAGTAATATTGAAGGTAATCCGCAAGATGTGGAACGTATTGTCGCGTTGAAAGCGGATGAACAAGGCGCATCATGGTATCGCATTGTTCAAATGTATGAAGATCAGCAGCCAGATAACTGGCGCGTAAAGGCTATTCTGTATGCGTAA
- a CDS encoding DUF1190 domain-containing protein translates to MAKKPRNRRRNAGVGHSAITRIDRPVNPFEPKRSRYSGKFLTLAIMGGAAFFVLKGCSDSDDVDNDGDGIFYSTVQDCIDDGNNASVCAEGWNNAKTDFYANLPKDMTQNSCQSQFGNCYYDNIGQSWIPVISGFLLSRAIRKDRDEQYVYSSGGSSYASRPVWRTTSGDYSWRTGSGKSNTATSHSYSTKKASTVSRGGYGRSSSARGSWGG, encoded by the coding sequence ATGGCTAAGAAACCAAGAAACAGGCGGCGGAATGCAGGCGTGGGCCATTCCGCAATTACCCGGATTGACCGTCCGGTAAATCCTTTTGAACCCAAACGCAGTCGGTACAGCGGTAAATTTCTGACGTTAGCGATCATGGGTGGCGCTGCCTTCTTTGTCTTAAAAGGGTGCAGCGACAGCGATGATGTTGATAACGATGGCGATGGAATATTTTATTCGACGGTGCAGGACTGCATTGATGACGGCAATAACGCCAGCGTTTGCGCGGAAGGGTGGAATAATGCGAAGACCGATTTTTACGCGAATTTGCCGAAGGACATGACGCAGAACAGTTGCCAGTCTCAATTTGGTAACTGTTATTACGACAATATTGGACAAAGCTGGATCCCGGTTATTTCCGGCTTCCTGCTCAGCCGCGCGATCCGCAAAGACAGGGATGAGCAGTACGTTTATTCCAGCGGAGGCTCTTCCTACGCATCGCGCCCTGTCTGGCGTACCACCTCCGGGGACTATTCCTGGCGTACGGGCTCCGGGAAAAGCAACACCGCTACCAGCCATAGCTACAGCACGAAGAAAGCGTCGACGGTTTCTCGCGGCGGTTACGGGCGCTCGTCCAGCGCACGTGGAAGCTGGGGAGGCTAA
- a CDS encoding potassium channel family protein, with amino-acid sequence MLFTWLVRTCQRHLSRLTWPALTGMFIGQYLLCYLVMRLLHETALVGSLSDFVYYSSVVGSTLGFGDLSPQTTGGRLFTALWQIPVSVGLFGAFMGKVIAQVQGMLAKGMTGMGDFRHLHKHMLVIGWRGHQTEKMISLLLYDTRRAFERVLLCEWDDIQHPLAGNSWVDFIRVSNVNDPQEHQRMGLRHCQSVIIFARTDEQTFTSALSLADFIPEHCHVVVYLEDERYAGLLETHCPHMEIVRNLSAEQLSRSIQDPGSSQSVASIMNPMLGDTGFVLPVPETVPPMHYGALMRYMKLHHDATVLGISHCKNGRGMELNPVISTEVRGGMWLHLVGNSRILAEEVAWQEIREAL; translated from the coding sequence ATGCTGTTTACCTGGCTGGTCAGAACCTGTCAGCGCCATCTGAGTAGATTAACCTGGCCCGCCCTGACCGGGATGTTTATCGGCCAGTATCTGTTGTGTTACCTGGTTATGAGGTTATTGCATGAAACCGCTCTGGTTGGCAGCCTGAGCGATTTTGTTTATTACAGTTCCGTGGTGGGCTCCACGCTGGGGTTTGGCGATCTGAGTCCTCAAACGACCGGAGGGCGCTTGTTCACGGCGCTCTGGCAAATTCCGGTCAGCGTCGGGTTATTCGGCGCTTTTATGGGAAAAGTCATCGCGCAGGTACAGGGAATGTTAGCGAAAGGAATGACAGGGATGGGCGATTTTCGTCATCTGCACAAGCATATGCTGGTGATTGGCTGGCGCGGTCACCAGACTGAGAAAATGATTTCGTTGCTGTTGTACGACACCCGTCGGGCCTTTGAGCGGGTGTTGTTATGCGAGTGGGACGATATTCAGCACCCGCTGGCGGGTAACAGCTGGGTGGATTTTATCCGCGTAAGCAATGTTAATGACCCGCAAGAGCACCAGCGAATGGGGCTTCGCCACTGTCAAAGCGTCATTATTTTCGCCCGAACGGACGAGCAAACCTTCACGTCGGCACTGTCGCTGGCCGATTTCATTCCTGAACATTGTCACGTTGTCGTTTATCTCGAAGATGAACGCTATGCCGGACTGCTGGAAACGCACTGTCCTCATATGGAAATTGTGCGCAATCTTTCCGCTGAACAGCTTTCACGCTCCATTCAGGATCCGGGTTCCTCACAATCCGTTGCGTCGATCATGAACCCGATGCTTGGCGATACGGGCTTTGTCTTACCGGTTCCGGAAACGGTGCCACCGATGCACTACGGCGCGTTAATGCGCTATATGAAACTGCATCACGATGCCACAGTGCTGGGTATCAGCCACTGTAAAAACGGACGTGGGATGGAACTCAATCCCGTTATCTCAACCGAGGTGCGGGGCGGTATGTGGTTACATCTTGTCGGAAATAGCCGGATCCTTGCGGAAGAGGTCGCCTGGCAAGAAATAAGGGAAGCATTATGA